From one Halosimplex rubrum genomic stretch:
- a CDS encoding creatininase family protein produces the protein MYLGDHTWPELGEYFAEKSLALVPLGSTEQHGPHLPESTDHRIAQALAREAAERTGYLCTPTINVGVSPHHRQFNGTMWVEPGVFRDYVESLTRNLTYHGVDRVVFVNAHGGNVQHLREVGRRVRDDEVAYAVEWMWDESIPDLVDDLFEYNGPHGGPKETAMMLHIDDALVREDQFERARDEGVRDVEHFEGLRKHGARTFYDAIDNTESGVLGDQTDATREKGEQLFEAASDQLVRLAEWLDDQPFEELMPRDHV, from the coding sequence ATGTACCTCGGAGACCACACGTGGCCGGAACTGGGCGAGTACTTCGCCGAGAAGTCGCTGGCGCTCGTCCCCCTCGGATCGACCGAACAGCACGGCCCGCACCTCCCCGAATCGACCGACCACCGCATCGCGCAGGCGCTCGCCCGCGAGGCCGCCGAGCGCACGGGGTATCTCTGCACCCCGACCATCAACGTCGGCGTCAGCCCCCACCACCGCCAGTTCAACGGCACGATGTGGGTCGAGCCGGGCGTCTTCCGCGACTACGTCGAGTCGCTCACCCGCAATCTCACCTACCACGGCGTCGACCGCGTGGTCTTCGTCAACGCCCACGGCGGCAACGTCCAGCATCTCCGCGAGGTCGGTCGGCGGGTCCGCGACGACGAGGTCGCCTACGCCGTCGAGTGGATGTGGGACGAGTCCATCCCCGATCTGGTCGACGACCTGTTCGAGTACAACGGCCCCCACGGCGGCCCCAAGGAGACCGCCATGATGCTCCACATCGACGACGCCCTCGTCCGCGAGGACCAGTTCGAGCGCGCCCGCGACGAGGGCGTCCGCGACGTGGAGCACTTCGAGGGCCTGCGCAAACACGGCGCCCGCACCTTCTACGACGCCATCGACAACACCGAGAGCGGCGTGCTGGGCGACCAGACCGACGCGACCCGCGAGAAGGGCGAGCAGTTGTTCGAGGCCGCCAGCGATCAGTTAGTTCGGCTCGCCGAGTGGCTCGACGACCAGCCCTTCGAGGAGCTGATGCCCCGCGACCACGTCTGA
- a CDS encoding carboxypeptidase regulatory-like domain-containing protein yields MRTQHLRTATRATATAALVAVAILALATGGAAAAEGDAAGQSAVAAATAPGGPAATGPSASVAAANVTANRTGPDNVTISVQQGLFPPNTSAANATVTLSAPGRDATDPYPASGTQSGAFVYRVPLADLSTAARDLGSATVAVTPGTPNATAHEVSLDLRSLSFGSADNATLNESTLSVPVDRSLGVVDGAAIAVSAGFSESGPVTQWTAHLDGNGTGRLTVPLARFNPSRLLNETLALQPQFGFEPDAQLAVNPREAAGDATVNRIADGLAVRHPLLFESVRYAVTVDTTDPDGSYVRAHTPAQRGRLALPGRLLIGEQRRITVDAAAHSTAVFSVTHTVSRPERVVNGTALNVSGLVPSGLRAVWVDNGTAVTKLSNSTTERGALALPADLVGNGVESVLLQGETLQPVGIADVVGTASAQQTGAADGATAGATATGTDGSSGTTTETATGNATGLVGAGTTAADPTLGLSALAAPLIALVVGVLCFGIGYLLEQNGDSEHGATGGLLAFFAVFGAGLGYWLGGSSASGALLFELAAIAGGVVFGAAYLGVGAVTRTRPASQRNQLAALLVATTVPLAAAALLVAFASDLSLLAAGGAYSAVAGGLVGVAANTAGGASGEAAAAGAATRTATVTVRLVDDQLDRRVRDAVEVTVTRASSFDPQTEREPTSDGTAAFDLSKGTYTVEATYGGRTESTEIQVDRDDRSVELRFSPRAVAFAVQDTDERPLPDADVTVVGDDGSTTRPTDADGRLSFDEIPAGVDSLDVSVSRPGYAEKSLTVSVGGQRTVPVELEPLTGTLRATATLDGRPVDGFSVTVTPERVDAVGETDRDAETDGSGRAQFDDLAVGEYSVGVSLPQSLDGFGTTDATVTVEEDRTATVDVPVVFEFDLSRAQRDRVSDVRATLADISSASTRDTAIPAYYASVVERVLETAESIPDSGHPFLVHRTDPSAVVDALLDATEAAADQIDEAMGSKRNVDLFSACSDLPDADIEWQGSIAVDDTLALAERGVGEQRGRFADRLDTVDEGITDELSGLAEISPAREMWDSSRTLVRESTGVDTTELDSAAAVVTAEALLDAVEQLFEHEPLRKRMKQTVF; encoded by the coding sequence ATGAGGACACAACACCTCCGGACGGCGACGCGCGCGACAGCGACCGCCGCGCTCGTCGCCGTCGCCATCTTGGCGCTGGCTACCGGGGGCGCCGCCGCGGCCGAGGGCGACGCCGCGGGACAGTCGGCGGTCGCCGCGGCGACGGCGCCGGGCGGCCCCGCCGCTACCGGTCCGAGCGCCTCGGTCGCCGCGGCGAACGTAACGGCGAACCGCACCGGTCCCGACAACGTGACGATCAGCGTCCAACAGGGCCTGTTCCCGCCGAACACGAGTGCCGCCAACGCGACGGTCACGCTCTCGGCGCCGGGGCGGGACGCGACCGACCCCTACCCGGCCAGCGGGACGCAGTCGGGCGCGTTCGTCTACCGCGTTCCGCTCGCCGACCTCTCGACGGCGGCTCGGGACCTCGGCTCGGCGACGGTCGCGGTCACGCCCGGCACGCCCAACGCCACCGCCCACGAGGTGTCGCTCGACCTCCGGTCGCTCTCGTTCGGGTCGGCGGACAACGCGACGCTCAACGAGTCGACGCTCAGCGTCCCCGTCGACCGATCGCTTGGCGTCGTCGACGGGGCGGCCATCGCGGTCTCGGCGGGGTTCAGCGAGTCGGGGCCGGTCACTCAGTGGACCGCCCACCTCGACGGGAACGGGACGGGCCGTCTCACCGTCCCGCTGGCCCGGTTCAACCCGTCGCGGCTGCTCAACGAGACGCTCGCGCTGCAGCCCCAGTTCGGCTTCGAACCGGACGCGCAACTGGCGGTGAACCCGCGCGAGGCGGCGGGCGACGCGACCGTCAATCGAATCGCCGACGGTCTCGCGGTCCGCCACCCGCTCCTGTTCGAGAGCGTGCGGTACGCGGTCACCGTCGACACGACAGACCCGGACGGCAGCTACGTCCGCGCACACACGCCGGCTCAGCGCGGGCGTCTGGCGCTCCCCGGGCGGTTGCTCATCGGTGAGCAACGGCGGATCACCGTCGACGCCGCGGCACACTCGACGGCGGTCTTCTCGGTGACGCACACGGTGTCCCGGCCGGAACGCGTCGTCAACGGGACGGCGCTGAACGTCTCCGGACTCGTCCCGTCGGGGCTCCGCGCGGTCTGGGTCGACAACGGAACGGCGGTGACCAAGCTCTCGAACTCGACGACCGAGCGCGGCGCGCTGGCGCTCCCGGCGGATCTCGTCGGGAACGGCGTGGAATCGGTGTTGCTCCAGGGCGAGACGCTCCAGCCGGTCGGGATCGCCGACGTGGTCGGCACGGCGAGCGCCCAGCAGACGGGCGCTGCCGACGGCGCGACCGCCGGGGCGACCGCCACCGGCACCGACGGGTCGAGCGGGACGACGACCGAAACCGCGACGGGGAACGCCACCGGGCTCGTCGGTGCCGGCACGACGGCGGCCGACCCGACGCTGGGTCTCTCAGCGCTCGCCGCGCCGCTGATCGCACTCGTGGTCGGCGTGCTCTGTTTCGGGATCGGGTACTTGCTCGAACAGAACGGAGACAGCGAACACGGCGCGACCGGCGGTCTCCTGGCGTTCTTCGCGGTGTTCGGAGCGGGGCTCGGCTACTGGCTTGGCGGGAGTTCCGCCAGCGGCGCCCTGCTGTTCGAACTCGCCGCGATCGCGGGCGGGGTGGTGTTCGGCGCCGCGTATCTGGGCGTCGGAGCCGTAACCCGGACGCGGCCGGCGAGTCAGCGCAACCAGCTAGCGGCCCTGCTCGTCGCGACGACCGTCCCACTGGCCGCTGCGGCACTGCTGGTCGCGTTCGCGTCGGATCTGTCGCTGCTCGCCGCCGGCGGCGCCTACAGCGCGGTCGCGGGCGGACTGGTCGGCGTCGCGGCGAACACGGCCGGCGGCGCGAGCGGCGAGGCGGCCGCCGCCGGTGCCGCGACGCGAACGGCGACCGTGACCGTCCGCCTCGTCGACGACCAACTCGATCGCCGGGTCCGCGACGCCGTCGAGGTGACCGTCACGCGCGCGTCGTCGTTTGATCCCCAGACCGAGCGGGAGCCGACGAGCGACGGCACGGCGGCGTTCGACCTCTCGAAGGGGACCTACACCGTCGAGGCAACTTACGGCGGCCGCACGGAGTCGACGGAGATCCAGGTCGACCGGGACGACCGGTCGGTCGAACTCCGGTTTTCCCCGCGGGCGGTCGCGTTCGCGGTGCAGGACACCGACGAGCGGCCGCTCCCGGACGCCGACGTGACCGTCGTCGGCGACGACGGGTCGACGACGCGCCCGACCGACGCCGACGGACGGCTGTCGTTCGACGAGATCCCCGCCGGCGTCGACTCGCTGGACGTGAGCGTCTCCCGGCCTGGCTACGCCGAAAAGTCGCTGACGGTCTCCGTCGGCGGACAACGGACCGTGCCCGTCGAACTGGAGCCGCTCACGGGGACGTTACGGGCGACCGCCACGCTCGACGGGCGACCCGTCGACGGCTTCTCGGTGACGGTCACGCCGGAGCGGGTCGACGCGGTCGGCGAGACCGACCGCGACGCGGAGACCGACGGGAGCGGGCGGGCGCAGTTCGACGACCTCGCGGTCGGCGAGTACAGCGTCGGCGTGTCGCTCCCGCAGTCGCTCGACGGGTTCGGCACGACGGACGCGACGGTCACCGTCGAGGAGGACCGGACAGCGACCGTCGACGTGCCGGTCGTCTTCGAATTCGACCTCTCGCGGGCCCAGCGGGACCGCGTGTCGGACGTACGCGCGACGCTGGCGGACATCTCGAGCGCGTCGACCCGCGACACCGCGATCCCGGCCTACTACGCGAGCGTGGTCGAACGCGTCCTGGAGACCGCCGAGTCGATCCCCGATTCGGGGCACCCGTTCCTCGTCCACCGCACCGACCCGTCGGCGGTCGTCGACGCGTTGCTCGACGCGACGGAGGCCGCCGCCGACCAGATCGACGAGGCGATGGGGTCGAAACGCAACGTCGACCTGTTCTCGGCGTGCTCGGACCTGCCCGACGCCGACATCGAGTGGCAGGGATCGATCGCGGTCGACGACACGCTCGCGCTCGCCGAGCGCGGCGTCGGCGAGCAGCGCGGCAGGTTCGCCGACCGGCTCGACACCGTCGACGAGGGCATCACCGACGAGCTCAGCGGACTGGCGGAGATCAGCCCCGCCCGCGAGATGTGGGACAGCAGTCGAACGCTCGTCCGCGAGAGCACGGGCGTCGACACGACGGAACTCGACTCGGCCGCCGCGGTCGTCACCGCGGAGGCGCTGCTCGATGCCGTCGAACAGCTCTTCGAGCACGAACCGCTCCGCAAACGCATGAAACAAACCGTATTCTGA
- a CDS encoding FtsZ/tubulin family protein, whose product MPYLFVGAGQAGSGIVDDIFEHTNMSKIATPVIFNSTIRDLQNLSNVEADRWYGIAEQYGLVEGTTEGFEEQVTGGFGRDPVRADEVMDEHADELQSALREQVGSAEVDADEDEVPGSGDVPFAFLFFGLGGGTGCGIAPHIAEAISSFTDGTTRIIAVCVLPNTEGPVGGDEEEASPSRQAWNARYGLDRIEDVVDGVVLVDNQRLSYHNAAEGQFTEYNEYIADAVVDLISGPILERIDRSDYDVDPPIIDLQDIVTSLSFGVGEDDREPGYAALGRSVAMTRSLRGYLLPFVGRKSVDALALANLADSKQTVAGADSRDARKAIGLLRAPSRYIRETDYRIGTSKLRTFLTTRCDEVNLGATLTRRNLVSFTALFTYHRDDIDRIAEIERLAAEYEDESEAVVA is encoded by the coding sequence ATGCCATACCTGTTTGTCGGGGCAGGACAAGCGGGAAGCGGGATAGTAGACGACATTTTCGAACATACAAATATGTCAAAGATAGCCACACCTGTTATTTTCAACTCCACAATTAGAGACCTACAGAATCTATCGAACGTCGAGGCCGACCGGTGGTACGGGATCGCCGAACAGTACGGGCTCGTTGAGGGCACGACCGAGGGGTTCGAGGAGCAGGTAACGGGTGGATTCGGCCGGGACCCGGTCCGGGCCGACGAGGTCATGGACGAACACGCCGACGAGTTGCAGTCCGCGCTGCGGGAGCAGGTGGGTAGCGCGGAGGTCGACGCGGACGAGGACGAGGTCCCGGGGTCGGGCGACGTGCCGTTCGCGTTCCTGTTTTTCGGCCTGGGCGGCGGGACGGGCTGCGGGATCGCGCCGCACATCGCGGAGGCGATCTCGTCGTTCACCGACGGCACGACGCGGATCATCGCCGTCTGCGTCCTCCCGAACACCGAGGGACCGGTCGGCGGCGACGAGGAGGAGGCCAGTCCGAGCAGGCAGGCCTGGAACGCCCGCTACGGGCTCGACCGGATCGAAGACGTCGTCGACGGCGTAGTTCTCGTCGACAACCAGCGCCTCTCCTATCACAACGCGGCGGAGGGGCAGTTCACCGAGTACAACGAGTACATCGCCGACGCCGTCGTCGACTTGATCTCCGGGCCGATCCTCGAGCGGATCGACCGGAGCGACTACGATGTCGACCCGCCGATCATCGACCTGCAGGACATCGTCACGTCGCTGTCGTTCGGCGTCGGGGAAGACGACAGGGAACCGGGGTACGCGGCGCTCGGGCGATCCGTCGCGATGACGCGCTCGCTGCGCGGATACCTCCTCCCGTTCGTCGGCAGGAAATCGGTCGACGCGCTCGCGCTGGCCAACCTCGCCGACTCGAAACAGACGGTCGCGGGCGCCGACTCCCGCGATGCGCGGAAGGCGATCGGCCTCCTGCGGGCGCCGAGCCGGTACATCCGCGAGACGGACTACCGGATCGGCACGTCGAAGCTCCGCACGTTTCTGACCACGCGCTGCGACGAGGTCAACCTGGGCGCGACGCTCACCCGGCGCAACCTCGTCTCGTTCACCGCCCTGTTCACCTACCACCGGGACGACATCGACCGGATCGCCGAGATCGAGCGCCTGGCGGCCGAATACGAGGACGAATCGGAGGCGGTCGTCGCATGA
- a CDS encoding coiled-coil domain-containing protein has protein sequence MVTTLTLAVGVVGFVAGLGAGVLGYWRFAGDDSPDSLGRIASKLDTDPDTEAVAAAVDDLVGAVETIGRAGEFPDSVSVPRTDPPAAQASALERAVSDREVVVSTPDDASSGSLDPLSSPDGDSTAGNGGTTPLDVDAAAETADSTERANHVSEAAQAVERTRSTRSRDVERLLGYLADPDGVDQRRIEETLTSVVETTAVHHELEEALSRVDTSSLDSAYEATALRDALRDVEGEVARGVRDLADGYATTVEAAADCRSDLESFERAATDLVATAAEQTTVDLSGEGSTRSQMAALSAAVDRGEVAIRADEQRIERAATDVEQRVGPESSLAQDLVDQLAERRTVDGQEFEATLARVLEALDEAETVRHRLDDVDRDAVLDVADDLAEALDRSEPVEGLLADRVDEITDTVERANDADTVVVYAARRELSYYDRTLLPLLREREPEDTQNAALEQRLSEVEQRRSDIRTNYPTRYPEHNHTIPIHFLELVEALHEAATDARADGDSERADGLLTAAELAMDWVEELYERHAYSVLLQQLRG, from the coding sequence ATGGTTACGACACTCACACTCGCGGTCGGCGTCGTCGGCTTCGTCGCCGGGCTCGGTGCGGGCGTGCTCGGCTACTGGCGGTTCGCCGGCGACGACTCGCCGGACTCGCTGGGGCGCATCGCTTCGAAACTGGACACCGATCCCGACACCGAGGCCGTCGCGGCGGCCGTCGACGACCTCGTCGGCGCCGTCGAGACGATCGGGCGGGCCGGGGAGTTCCCGGACTCCGTGTCGGTCCCGCGGACGGACCCGCCGGCGGCGCAGGCGTCGGCGCTCGAACGGGCCGTCTCCGACCGCGAGGTCGTCGTGTCGACGCCCGACGACGCGTCGTCGGGGTCGTTGGACCCGCTCTCGTCGCCCGACGGCGACTCGACCGCGGGGAACGGCGGGACGACGCCGCTCGACGTCGACGCCGCGGCGGAGACGGCCGACTCGACGGAACGGGCGAACCACGTCAGCGAGGCGGCCCAGGCCGTCGAGCGGACGCGGTCGACGCGGAGCCGGGACGTCGAGCGACTGCTGGGGTACCTGGCCGACCCCGACGGCGTCGACCAGCGACGCATCGAGGAGACGCTCACGTCGGTCGTCGAGACGACCGCCGTCCACCACGAACTCGAGGAGGCGCTCTCGCGGGTCGACACCTCGTCCCTCGACTCGGCCTACGAGGCGACCGCGCTGCGCGACGCGCTCAGGGATGTCGAGGGCGAGGTCGCCCGGGGCGTGCGCGACCTCGCTGACGGCTACGCCACGACCGTCGAGGCGGCCGCGGACTGCCGGTCGGACCTCGAGTCGTTCGAACGGGCGGCGACGGACTTGGTCGCCACGGCCGCCGAGCAGACGACGGTCGACCTCTCCGGCGAAGGCTCGACCCGCAGTCAGATGGCCGCGCTGTCGGCGGCCGTCGACCGCGGCGAGGTGGCGATCCGAGCCGACGAGCAGCGGATCGAACGGGCCGCGACCGACGTCGAGCAACGCGTCGGGCCGGAGTCGTCGCTCGCCCAGGACCTCGTCGATCAGCTGGCCGAGCGCCGGACCGTCGACGGCCAGGAGTTCGAGGCGACGCTCGCGCGAGTTCTCGAGGCGCTCGACGAGGCCGAGACGGTGCGCCACCGGCTGGACGACGTCGACCGCGACGCCGTCTTGGACGTGGCCGACGACCTCGCCGAGGCGCTCGACCGGTCCGAACCGGTCGAGGGGCTCCTCGCCGACCGCGTCGACGAGATCACCGATACCGTCGAGCGGGCCAACGACGCCGACACGGTCGTCGTCTACGCGGCCCGCCGGGAGCTGTCGTACTACGACCGGACGCTCCTCCCGCTGCTCCGGGAACGCGAGCCCGAAGACACGCAGAACGCGGCGCTGGAGCAGCGCCTCTCGGAGGTCGAACAGCGACGGTCCGACATCAGGACGAACTACCCGACCCGCTACCCGGAACACAACCACACCATCCCGATCCACTTCCTGGAACTCGTCGAGGCGCTCCACGAGGCCGCCACGGACGCCAGAGCCGACGGGGACTCCGAACGGGCCGACGGACTGCTCACCGCCGCGGAGCTCGCGATGGACTGGGTCGAAGAGCTCTACGAGCGCCACGCCTACAGCGTTCTCCTCCAGCAGCTCCGGGGCTGA
- a CDS encoding FtsZ/tubulin family protein, which yields MSGSDTYTRWAVLAAGEGGGRIASNLFGRADNPGIDDRILVMNTNRADIRNTIDRMEAETTIDTESIELNHTVTFGDLDGVGNYFPGGEACAEADLDRIIEQLDAAEVENADAFLYVTTLGGGTGNGSVPYLINSLKSNPPSAALDDTIHVALAAWPYSHEGGQRHFNAVCGLSRLLRWYDGSQNADMVVLISNSHIADDAGFEDVVDPDGDRYSTVNEMAISAMDLMIGAGRETRGVVDVSDYVTWPSRLDAYHFTPGVALEQPSVFELDLLFDKAADNGFVPLDPTTSRVVYGIVRAPTHLVEQGEYSEAELDAALHEWLDANGYDDIVHRMTTLTPVDRRDDTLDVLLMFGGFDLDPLLSESRTSFDAIMEQATERGIQSDVDTPGEEFSTDRFRAIRRNLEDYLSASRG from the coding sequence ATGTCGGGCTCCGACACCTACACGCGGTGGGCGGTCCTCGCGGCGGGCGAGGGCGGCGGGCGCATCGCCTCGAACCTCTTCGGCCGCGCGGACAACCCGGGGATCGACGACCGTATCCTGGTGATGAACACCAACCGCGCGGACATCCGCAACACCATCGACCGGATGGAGGCCGAGACGACGATCGACACGGAGTCGATCGAGCTGAACCACACGGTCACCTTCGGCGACCTCGACGGGGTCGGGAACTACTTCCCCGGCGGCGAGGCCTGCGCCGAGGCGGACCTGGACCGCATCATCGAGCAGCTCGACGCCGCCGAGGTGGAGAACGCCGACGCGTTCCTGTACGTCACGACGCTGGGCGGCGGGACCGGCAACGGGTCGGTGCCGTATCTCATCAACAGCCTGAAATCGAACCCGCCGTCGGCCGCGCTCGACGACACGATCCACGTGGCGCTGGCGGCCTGGCCGTACAGCCACGAGGGCGGCCAGCGACACTTCAACGCGGTCTGCGGGCTCTCGCGGCTCCTCCGGTGGTACGACGGCAGCCAGAACGCCGACATGGTCGTGCTCATCTCGAACTCTCACATCGCGGACGACGCCGGGTTCGAGGATGTGGTCGACCCGGACGGGGACCGGTACTCGACGGTCAACGAGATGGCGATCAGCGCGATGGACCTCATGATCGGCGCGGGCCGCGAGACACGCGGGGTCGTCGACGTGAGCGACTACGTGACCTGGCCCTCGCGGCTCGACGCCTACCACTTCACGCCCGGCGTCGCGCTCGAACAGCCCTCGGTGTTCGAACTCGACCTGCTGTTCGACAAGGCCGCCGACAACGGGTTCGTCCCGCTGGACCCGACGACCTCGCGCGTGGTCTACGGGATCGTCCGCGCACCGACTCACCTCGTCGAGCAGGGCGAGTACAGCGAGGCCGAGCTCGACGCGGCGCTCCACGAGTGGCTCGACGCCAACGGGTACGACGACATCGTCCACCGGATGACGACGCTGACGCCCGTCGACCGGCGCGATGACACCCTCGACGTCCTGCTCATGTTCGGCGGCTTCGACCTCGACCCGCTGCTCTCGGAGTCACGCACCTCCTTCGACGCGATCATGGAACAGGCGACCGAGCGCGGCATCCAGTCGGACGTGGACACGCCCGGCGAGGAGTTCTCGACGGATCGCTTCCGGGCGATCCGGCGTAACCTCGAGGACTATCTCTCGGCGAGCAGGGGGTGA
- a CDS encoding FtsZ/tubulin family protein — translation MDTTCKICFEEVAAPSLEAHLANQHGDSPASVREVYPEQYDELFVGDELAPGWADDAPADGNGESDGDRDDGGREDGEAGAGAARQASDSGSRTDRAVASGGSGSASARTREETGATGADGSRAGNAGEPRGTGTGSPAVGQDAPGAEGLQSGKKWLMIGVGGAGNHIIDAVLMRRDTLRERDEPLAGVWEGGLADYGSLNTNIAELGDTYYAREDRGYDRQQLLQNAMIAARKHNHQGAGRKWTVGRKLMQADFDGESNALRDRWDISANSLEASQAVMLVHSVTKGTGCGATPVLAENISEMAGQGVGLDDELAVTKPILSSVIIPEDDDFGGSEMVRGVAGMAHLSKAVDGIIPFDNQRLDEVGADISVAIDEERLNAYNPINYVDINRLLVAFLEAFTMSSTPQNYDQSATRQINGEVFDVPDSFRPAEPKYPADSDRDHQPAVIMAPVIGRSFASSFDRSTLSTLARTALFKGQLIDFDPSTAWGGSFMIYGPEEKMEEIAPLVNANELKDILSGEEFLDRGSTDPGQSVDLYVNQLVVPGIDSVHLWGVLWNPQIPSLGKMYDHVKELSEQSDSQQADNVRELWPLVESLFGAMGRDAMG, via the coding sequence ATGGACACGACCTGTAAGATCTGTTTCGAGGAGGTAGCGGCACCGTCTCTCGAGGCGCATCTCGCGAACCAACACGGGGACAGCCCGGCCTCGGTTCGCGAAGTGTACCCCGAGCAGTACGACGAACTCTTCGTCGGCGACGAACTCGCGCCCGGGTGGGCCGACGACGCTCCGGCGGACGGAAACGGGGAGTCGGACGGCGACCGTGACGACGGCGGCCGCGAGGACGGCGAAGCCGGCGCCGGAGCCGCCCGCCAGGCGAGCGACAGCGGGTCCCGGACCGACCGGGCGGTGGCGTCGGGCGGGAGCGGCTCCGCCTCGGCGCGTACGAGAGAGGAGACGGGGGCGACCGGAGCCGACGGGTCGCGTGCCGGGAACGCCGGCGAGCCGCGGGGAACCGGGACGGGTAGCCCGGCGGTCGGGCAGGACGCCCCCGGCGCGGAGGGGCTCCAGTCCGGGAAGAAGTGGCTGATGATCGGCGTGGGCGGCGCGGGCAATCACATCATCGACGCGGTGTTGATGCGCCGCGATACGCTCCGCGAGCGCGACGAGCCGCTCGCGGGCGTCTGGGAGGGCGGACTGGCCGACTACGGGAGCCTCAACACGAACATCGCCGAACTGGGCGACACTTACTACGCGCGCGAGGACCGCGGCTACGACCGCCAGCAGCTCCTCCAGAACGCGATGATCGCGGCGCGCAAGCACAACCACCAGGGCGCGGGGCGCAAGTGGACCGTCGGGCGCAAGCTCATGCAGGCCGACTTCGACGGCGAGTCGAACGCGCTCCGGGACCGGTGGGACATCTCGGCGAACAGCCTCGAGGCGTCGCAGGCGGTGATGCTGGTCCACAGCGTCACCAAGGGGACCGGCTGCGGGGCGACGCCGGTCCTCGCGGAGAACATCAGCGAGATGGCCGGCCAGGGTGTCGGTCTCGACGACGAACTCGCGGTCACGAAACCGATCCTGAGCTCGGTCATCATCCCCGAGGACGACGACTTCGGCGGGAGCGAGATGGTCCGCGGCGTCGCGGGGATGGCCCACCTCTCGAAGGCCGTCGACGGGATCATCCCGTTCGACAACCAGCGTCTCGACGAGGTCGGGGCCGACATCTCGGTCGCCATCGACGAGGAGCGGCTCAACGCCTACAACCCGATCAACTACGTCGACATCAACAGGCTGCTGGTGGCGTTTCTGGAGGCGTTCACGATGTCGTCGACGCCCCAGAACTACGACCAGTCGGCGACGCGGCAGATCAACGGCGAGGTGTTCGACGTGCCCGACAGCTTCCGGCCGGCCGAGCCGAAATACCCCGCGGACAGCGACCGCGACCACCAGCCGGCGGTCATCATGGCGCCGGTGATCGGACGGTCGTTCGCGTCGTCGTTCGACCGGTCGACGCTGAGCACGCTCGCCCGCACCGCGTTGTTCAAGGGTCAGCTCATCGATTTCGACCCCTCGACCGCCTGGGGCGGGTCGTTCATGATCTACGGCCCCGAAGAGAAGATGGAGGAGATCGCACCGCTGGTCAACGCCAACGAGCTGAAGGACATCCTCAGTGGCGAGGAGTTCCTCGACCGCGGTTCGACCGATCCCGGACAGTCGGTCGACCTGTACGTCAACCAGCTCGTCGTTCCCGGGATCGACAGCGTCCATCTCTGGGGCGTGCTCTGGAACCCGCAGATCCCGTCGCTCGGCAAGATGTACGACCACGTGAAGGAGCTGTCCGAACAGAGCGACAGCCAGCAAGCCGACAACGTCCGCGAACTCTGGCCGCTCGTCGAGTCGCTGTTCGGTGCGATGGGCCGCGACGCGATGGGGTAA